TACTACAGCCTTTTTAAGCCGCCTCGGCGAGCTTAACCTGGCAGCCGGAGCCCTCGGCTTGTCTTTCACTAATGTCACCGGATTATCCGTGTTGAATGGTCTATGTGGCGCCATGGAACCTCTTTGCGGACAAGCTCATGGAGCTAAGAACATTAAGCTCCTTCACAAGACCCTTCCTATGACAACTCTTTTGTTGCTAATGGTAACAATTCCTATATCTTTCTTGTGGCTTAACATTGATAAGATCTTGATTCTCCTTGGCCAGCAACAAGAAATAGCAATTGTCGCCAAATCGTATGTTAGCTATCTCTTACCTAACTTGGTTGTCACCTCATTACTCTGTCCCTTGAGAGCATACTTGAGCTCTCAGTGCATTACCCTGCCTACCTTGTTCTGCTCCGCTATATCGCTCGCTTTTCATGTACCGGTTAACATACTACTCTCCAAGGCCATGGGGCTCCGAGGAGTCGCGATGGCAGTTTGGATAACCGATTTGGTGGTTGTTATTCTGCTGGCTACTTATGTTTGGATTCTTGAATGTAGTAAAAGAAATGGAAGCAGGTGGAAGGAGGGAGGGTGGTGGGATCAGAATATCATCGACTGGATTGTGCTTCTCAAGCTTTGTGGGTCATGCTGCCTCAACACATGCCTTGAGTGGTGGTGCTATGAGATTCTTGTCTTACTTGCCGGGCACTTGTCGAATGCGAAGCAATCGCTTGGAGTTTTAGCCATAGTGCTCAACTTTGATTACTTGCTTTACTCAGTGATGTTGTCTCTAGGCACCTCTGTATCCACCCGTGTCTCAAACGAGCTTGGTGCAAACCAACCCGGCCAAGCTTACCGATCAGCATGCGTGTCCATGGCAATTGCCATCGTCACAGGAAGCATCGGCAGCTTGGTAATGGTTGCTGCAAGGGGAACTTGGGGTGCAGTGTTCAGCCACGACGCCAGCATTATAAAGGGAGTGAAGAAGATGATGTTGCTGATGGCTTTCGTGGAAGTGTTCAATTTTCCATTGAATATTTGTGGTGGCATAGTCCGAGGAACAGCGAGACCCTGGCTTGGCATGTATGCAAATCTTTGTGGATTCTATTTCATAGCACTTCCTTTGGATTTGGTTTTTGCGTTTAAGCTTCACCTAGGTCTTGCTGGATTGTTCGTAGGGCTCTTGATTGGTGTTGTTAGCTgctttacttttttattaacaTTCATTGCAAGAATAAATTGGATGGATGAAGCTGCCAAAGCTCAAATATTGGTTTGTGCACAGGTGCAGGAAGTTCCAAGACATGACGTAAATCATGTCCATGAAGAAGTTTAGAAGTATATTCTAACATCCTTATCACCCATTTAATGCATGTATATCTCCAAATATTTGGTGTGGGGCTGAGAGCAAATTTGAAACGTCTCAAACACCCCATGTGTTTCTTTGATCTAGGATTTTCTTGTATAAAAAACTAACTTTTTCCTCACCATTTCTTGGGCAAAAAACCAACTTTTCTCAACAATTAGATCAGGTGTAGAACCTACCTCATCCAATCAACTTGGTATCCAATGAAAATGAGAAACAACACATTGTTTTTTCCCTAAAAACTATTGAAAAAGGTGAATCCTCCAAAAGTTATCAGTGGATACAGTGAGTGGGACTTCATCTTTGGAAACTAGTAAATTAACCAACAGGGCATAAAAAGCCCGTTTATCCAACTATTATACAAttacatcaaattaattatcacAATACACtcaaatcaaatttattttttcatagaTCTAAAAGCTCAACATCAATCATCCTTGAAACCGGGTTTAGAAATTAATGATTGCAGCTCTTTAGCTATTTCATCATTAAAGCCAAGGATGGACAATATCTTATGACCAGGGGATTCCACTTCAGACCAAACCCCAAGAAGTATATGGGCTGTGGTTATTTCACCACCATCACCTGCAAGTCAAAGATGGATTTAGGAAATATGTTATTTAATGTCTTATAGCT
Above is a genomic segment from Arachis stenosperma cultivar V10309 chromosome 1, arast.V10309.gnm1.PFL2, whole genome shotgun sequence containing:
- the LOC130970237 gene encoding protein DETOXIFICATION 56-like gives rise to the protein MVLAELRAQRGIALPLVAMNLSWFAKATITTAFLSRLGELNLAAGALGLSFTNVTGLSVLNGLCGAMEPLCGQAHGAKNIKLLHKTLPMTTLLLLMVTIPISFLWLNIDKILILLGQQQEIAIVAKSYVSYLLPNLVVTSLLCPLRAYLSSQCITLPTLFCSAISLAFHVPVNILLSKAMGLRGVAMAVWITDLVVVILLATYVWILECSKRNGSRWKEGGWWDQNIIDWIVLLKLCGSCCLNTCLEWWCYEILVLLAGHLSNAKQSLGVLAIVLNFDYLLYSVMLSLGTSVSTRVSNELGANQPGQAYRSACVSMAIAIVTGSIGSLVMVAARGTWGAVFSHDASIIKGVKKMMLLMAFVEVFNFPLNICGGIVRGTARPWLGMYANLCGFYFIALPLDLVFAFKLHLGLAGLFVGLLIGVVSCFTFLLTFIARINWMDEAAKAQILVCAQVQEVPRHDVNHVHEEV